A single Trypanosoma brucei gambiense DAL972 chromosome 9, complete sequence DNA region contains:
- a CDS encoding leucine-rich repeat protein (LRRP), putative produces the protein MVWKGQAKGKQQNNGKNILKGKRRLLATGPQQEPEVNTPTVNANSNVMKSLRKRDRPTEELQQVGDVSVGATEASSVLNNAERERKDTSAADGDTTHPNLLSDGQEVSLKGTKVDKNTLQPLQASVTLRKLSVTVKEEDVDVQQLTSLKMLKDLCIEYVSGKILNVTSLKELSHMERLCFKGSCIEELEELTLNGCEELKKIEGIHLLPNLTILNLGRTSTNDDFLKELSVCKKLSKLTLSGCPGLENVEQLSNFATLKELSLSWCSNIIHGWEGIGQLPQLRVLHLEGNKITNRTLEPISKSKSLVSLDVSFCEKLTDATPLCRVKTLEELNLHATKITSGIDNLVLLPRLRVLDVRQLQLSTFDTILSAFAAVRYGIRLSSFCNGFDIESISSIQTLEELSVGGLLCAAIQFGSIGGLPRLRVLRLSSKTMFDESLKGISHSRSLVAFDLSGCSCLEDISSISGIKTLEALSLRDCTNVSDGWIALGELPLLRILDLSCTKIQDVMLRVLFPKLKLDCLSLAGCENITHIGPLINVKSLKNLVLEECSELKAGFEALLELPLLTWVDLCYVNDNKTVKDTLVARGVDMRSVWSIIGNCTSLFDWWRAK, from the coding sequence ATGGTGTGGAAGGGTCAAGccaagggaaaacaacaaaataacgGAAAGAATATTCTGAAGGGAAAACGGAGACTGTTGGCGACAGGACCTCAACAGGAGCCAGAAGTAAACACTCCAACGGTCAACGCAAACAGTAACGTAATGAAATCACTTCGTAAGCGAGATCGACCGACGGAAGAACTGCAGCAGGTGGGGGACGTTTCTGTAGGGGCAACCGAAGCTTCCAGTGTCCTCAATAATgctgaaagggaaaggaaggatacAAGTGCCGCAGACGGTGATACAACTCATCCTAATTTATTGAGCGATGGCCAGGAGGTTTCACTCAAAGGCACCAAAGTTGATAAAAATACCTTGCAACCGCTCCAAGCATCTGTTACCCTACGGAAACTGAGTGTTAcggtgaaggaggaagatgTCGATGTGCAGCAGCTGACCTCACTGAAAATGTTAAAGGATTTGTGTATCGAATACGTGAGCGGTAAAATACTGAACGTGACTTCTCTGAAGGAATTGTCCCATATGGAAAGGCTTTGTTTCAAAGGAAGTTGCATTGAGGAATTGGAGGAACTTACGTTGAATGGATGCGAAGAGCTGAAAAAAATTGAGGGGATACACCTTCTGCCGAACCTCACGATTCTCAACTTGGGGAGGACATCAACAAATGACGATTTCTTGAAGGAACTTTCCGTATGCAAGAAACTATCAAAGTTGACACTATCTGGGTGCCCAGGATTGGAGAATGTCGAACAGCTGTCAAATTTTGCAACACTAAAGGAGTTGAGTCTTTCATGGTGCAGTAATATTATACATGGGTGGGAAGGCATTGGCCAACTTCCACAGCTCCGAGTTCTTCATTTGGAAGGGAACAAAATCACTAACAGAACACTTGAGCCAATCTCGAAGTCGAAGTCACTTGTATCACTAGATGTCTCCTTCTGTGAGAAATTAACTGACGCCACTCCACTCTGCCGTGTTAAAACTCTGGAAGAGCTGAATCTTCACGCCACTAAAATAACTTCTGGTATCGACAATCTGGTACTACTCCCGCGACTCCGTGTGCTGGATGTGAGGCAATTACAACTCAGCACCTTCGATACCATTCTCAGTGCTTTTGCTGCCGTACGTTATGGCATTcgtctttcttcattttgcaACGGTTTCGATATCGAATCTATTTCTTCCATTCAAACACTTGAGGAATTGAGTGTGGGGGGGCTTCTCTGCGCCGCAATCCAATTCGGCAGTATTGGGGGACTTCCACGCCTTCGAGTACTAAGGTTATCGAGCAAAACGATGTTTGACGAGTCACTTAAAGGAATAAGTCACTCGCGCTCATTGGTGGCATTTGATCTCTCAGGGTGCTCCTGCCTCGAAGACATTTCCTCTATATCAGGAATAAAGACATTGGAAGCGTTGAGTCTTAGAGATTGTACGAATGTATCAGATGGTTGGATTGCACTTGGGGAGTTACCACTGCTGCGCATCCTTGATCTATCATGTACGAAAATTCAAGATGTGATGCTTCGAGTGTTGTTCCCTAAGTTGAAACTAGACTGTCTGAGTCTTGCTGGATGCGAAAACATAACTCATATAGGGCCTTTAATTAACGTAAAATCACTCAAAAATTTGGTGCTGGAGGAATGTTCCGAGCTGAAAGCGGGGTTTGAGGCACTACTGGAGCTGCCCTTGCTCACATGGGTCGATCTATGCTATGTTAACGACAACAAAACGGTGAAAGACACATTGGTTGCGAGAGGGGTGGATATGAGAAGTGTATGGTCTATCATTGGAAATTGTACCTCATTATTTGATTGGTGGAGAGCTAAATAA